From the Ignavibacteria bacterium genome, the window GGCGCCGAGGGCAACGGCCTTGGCCACCTCTGTGCCGTTGGAAATGCCTCCGGAGGCGATGATCGTGGGGACGATGCCGACACATTGCGTAATGCATTCGGCGGTGGGGATGCCAACGTCCCAGAGGTGGTCTACGGTCTCGGCGTCGCTACGACGGAGGATCTCCACGCCAGCCCACGACGTTCCGCCGGCGCCGGCTACGTCGATCATGGTCACACCCACATCGGCAAGCCTGCGCGCAACGTCGCCAGAAATACCAGCGCCAACTTCCTTTACAACGATCGCTATCTGTTCTGAGCGAACCAGGGTGGCAATGGCATCGAGAACGCCGCGAAACCGTGGCTCGCCCTCGGGCTGCAAGAGCTCCTGAAGCGGGTTGAGGTGTACGGCAAGGGCCGAGGCACCGGTCATGGCTACGGCTCGCTCTACATAGGAATGCAGAGATCCTTCGCGGTGCCACACAGCGGCCTGGGCGGCGCCGATGTTGGCGATGATCGGTACGCGATTCGAAACATCTCGCACAACGGCAAAGGTTGATTCCAATTCCCGGTGTTCCAATGCGGCGCGCATAGAACCCACGCCCATCGCTATCCCGCATGTCTCGCACGCTTCGGCCAACCCCTTGTTGATCCTCTCTGCGTCGGGATAGCCCCCTGTCATCCCCGTCACAAGCAAGGGGCTTTGCAGTGCCATCCCGCAGAACTCCGTCTGGGTTTCCACATCCGCAAGATCGATCTCCGGCAGGGCATTGTAGACGAATTCATATCGGTCAAAACCGTTGGACTTCTCGCGGAAGGTGGCTTTGCCGGAGAGGGCGAGGTTGACGTGTTCTTCTTTTCGCGACTGGATGGACATGGGGCAAGTTACTAGTTACTGGTTACTAGTTAGCTGTTGCCTTCGTATGACTGTCCCCATCACCAGAGAGGCTTCTCAGATAGCTCTTTAGTCATTTTTTACAATGATCGATGGCAGTGTAGTCGCAATCATGGCGTTCAGGTGTGTTGCGCGAACTTCCGTGAGAGTGTCCAGAAAGTGCAAAACATTATCCCCATAGCTGCGAAGGGAGTATGCATATACGAGAATTCCGGTTTTTCCAGATCCGATGGCAACTCTCTTGAATCTGTTTACGTTGAACTCAACAAGTGTAATCTGATCATCCTTGCTTACGCTCATTATACAGTCAACGATGAATTCATCTCCCGTTGGGCTTTCTGTGACTTCAAACTGGCAAATCTTATCTGTCAACTGCCTGTTCTTGAACTGCTGGACCTTCTGTCGTACAGCGTCTTCGATCTTGATATCAAGGATGAAGAGGTGAATTGCCATCATCTGGTTGAAAGATTCGAGCTCTTCGCCAGTGGGCAAGTATTCCTGTACATAATACGTGTCACGTGGTTTCTGAGACCAAGCCAAACTGAATTGTGTACCATTGAATGAAATGGGTCCACTTACACCGATTCTGTCCGGAGCATCGATTGTCTCCGAACCGATGACGAAGAAAAGTGAAGTTAGAATGGCCAACGAAAGCATCATGGCAAACATCTGATAATGTGTACGAAATAGGGCGGCTAGTGGCGACCATCAACT encodes:
- a CDS encoding type 2 isopentenyl-diphosphate Delta-isomerase produces the protein MSIQSRKEEHVNLALSGKATFREKSNGFDRYEFVYNALPEIDLADVETQTEFCGMALQSPLLVTGMTGGYPDAERINKGLAEACETCGIAMGVGSMRAALEHRELESTFAVVRDVSNRVPIIANIGAAQAAVWHREGSLHSYVERAVAMTGASALAVHLNPLQELLQPEGEPRFRGVLDAIATLVRSEQIAIVVKEVGAGISGDVARRLADVGVTMIDVAGAGGTSWAGVEILRRSDAETVDHLWDVGIPTAECITQCVGIVPTIIASGGISNGTEVAKAVALGARLVGSARPILEAFAADGTKGVVALVRLWELQLRQWMFLTGCQHLNDLHRPTILHRLQ